The Montipora foliosa isolate CH-2021 chromosome 1, ASM3666993v2, whole genome shotgun sequence DNA segment GTGACGTAGAAAGCTTTGATGGGTCTTGATGATTCGTACAggggaatctttttttttttacaaatttggTTTAATTACTAGCTAAATCATTATTAAAAAGGCATTGCATTGGCGGCTACGCAAATTTctctttcgtaaacggtcgttgccatttgaaacggtcgatgccatttataacggtcgactacacacttcacttctaagaaaattaaaagaaacaaactaagaaaaattattaaacaaaaattaagacaagaaaggaaaaaaaaaacacttataaaagaaaaactggaggaaaaaaagagtccgagaatttcaagactcgaactcgggttcctaggcctcaccctaaacagaaccctaatcCGAACCGCAACTcgtatgaccagcgagacacaactcccagtaaccgcaaccttttgagttcttagacctaatgagtgtaattcagagctaaaaaatggcatcgaccgtttcaaatggcaacgaccgttctgagaaatggcaacgaccgtttacgaaagggaaataagcggcGGCTACTTCTGAAAATTTGAGCCCGATATTTGGCGGGACTATAATCAGGAGCCCTGAGTAGGATCTTCCTTGTGTTCTACTATTTCATCATCGGCGGGAACTACGGAAAATGTAGCAGTCGTGTCTCTTTCGAGAATGGGTATATTGTTCAACTTACGACACAGCATGTTATCCAGAGTTTTCGAGTGTTTTAGCGTGGACAGTTGAAAACACTGCGAAAACGGTAGTGCGGACGGGAATGGATCGATGCATTTTCGATGACACCGAAAGCGAATACTTTTGGGGAAAAAAACGCTTtagtgtggacggggccttagaaAATGGCCGGCTGGGATTATCACTGGATTAAAAAAAGTCGATGGCCTTTTGTTAATGCCACAGACTTCATTCACAGCACTGGGTGCGGGAAAGGTTTGCTTTGAAGCGCCAGATAAGGCTTGTGGAAGCTTTGTTTGTGTGTAACCCATTTTTTCCGTCTAACGATGGCGCTTTGCAAGTGACTCATTTATTTCCTTAGTTTAAACGACTTTTTTGTCGTCATTGTAGAAAGAAACCTCTCGACAGTGCATCGTTATTTGACTGGAATCAACACGAATGGAGGAAATTGGCTTCTATGGTAACTGCTCGTGCATACCCTTGTGGTACCTCTGATAAATCACGGGCTCGCTTCGTGGTGGCTGGAGGATTCAATAACAAAGAGCTTAGTTCGGTTGAAATGTTTGACATCAAGTCGGAAAAATGGCTCAAAGCTCCTGCTATGCCCACGGCACGGACCAAGTGTGGAGGGGCAATTATTGGTGATTACTTTGCTGTGGTAAGTCTCAGTCGACGGGTAATAGTTGATGTTTCTAACTTCGTAACGATTTCTTGTTTGGAGACCTGCCTCCAAGTGAAATCAGCAGGGCATTTTACTTGTAAAATTGTTAATTCTTTATATCAACATTAACCTTATTTTCAGGCAGGTGGAGATGCGTTTGGTCGCCCTACAAATATAGTAGAATGCTTCAACTTGAAAACAGAAAAGTGGGAGACATTGCCGAGCATGAATTCTCATCGTCGCCGTTGTGCTGTTGTCGCGGTGGGTGAGAAGTTGGTTGTAGCAGGAGGACTCACCCAAGGTGACTACTCTCTTGACTCAATTGAAATGTTCGATCTACGAAACCGGAAGTGGTTTGAACTTCCCAACATGCCGTGTCCGCGCTTTGGCTGTGGTACTTGCACAATTGATTCGCAGATGTTTTTAATTGGTGGAAATGAAAAGCTGTGGATGAAGGCGTACTCCAATCGACTTGACTCATTTGACGTGATGTCACAGCAGTGGGAAGTGCTTCCAGGCATGGCGCATAGACGCCTCCACCCCGCTGCTGTCTCCCTCAGCCTCTAAGTTTGTCCTGTACGTCAAGTATAAGAATCCGTaggcagaaaacaaaaacaatggaatcTTGATATCCAAGCTGGAATTCCAATGACCATaggttttttttataatttgttcttgaaatgatgtaatttttGACTTGAGAAAATCAACGATAATTTTTGTGATTTAACCATACGAACGACTAAACACTCGTTGGTTTTGAGACTcttaattaatttgttatttttttgtggACAAAAATGGTATTCCAAGAGAATTGTTTTaataaatgaatttaaaaatttttgaacacCCATCGACGCAGAGTTTTTTATGGTTACAGTTAAATTAAGATAAGTTGATTAATTtctaacaaaaagaaaacgatATGGATCGATCTGTCATCGTCATGGCGATGACTTGATGTTGGTTATGGTGACAACAATGACGGTGACAACAATGACGGTGGCAACAAGATGTTGAAACAGGGAATGAAACAGACCACAGCATGAAAAACAATTAGTAAGAATGATTTTGCGGACAAAATAGTTTGTCGTTGAAGTTCCAAATTTCAAATGATGTTTTTTTTAGAATTACATTGCGCACTCGAACATGGACGTCTAAACATCCAGTTTTCTTTACGTTTGACCACTGCTACCTCATCGGTCTTTCCATTCTTGTCGTTCTTTATTTTTAACGAGAACTGAAATATCTACAAAGAGCAGGTGTATTTCTTCTGTTCTTTCTCAGCGACGAGTGGAGACCCTTTCCAAGAGATGTTACCCGCCATCTCCTGTCCCGTCTGCCGGGAAAAAGTTTTAGAGACAAAGATACAGCATGTAATGAACGTTACTTAAAGCTTGTTCTCGTCCTCGCAGTCGCTTGCATTGTTTATCTAGCCCTGCCTCCGACAGGCGAAGGAGGAAAGGTAAGGGTGGAAGAGACAAGGCAATGTAGCAAAATGAATCTTATTTATTAAGCACCAACTCTTTGATGGCTTTTGCCAAGAGCAGGGTGATAAAAGTGATAAAAATCCGGGATCTTTAGTCTCTCGACTTCTAATCCAGACATGAGAATGCGATCcagtagttcccagtcctctcCGCCCCATTCCGTGAACTCCTTGATATTCATTCCACCCACGCGATCGAAATCCGACTTGTAGATCGCCAAAAGACCAAATCCCAGCGTCTCCCAGTAGCCTAATGGCAGATCAGGGTAGTAGCCACAACGTAGTCGTTTTACAACTGGAGCAAACGCCATCTTTCCTTCAACGCAGTGCTAAAGGGAAGAAAGAGAAATATGATAGAACAGCGAAGGAATTAGGGAGATTTAGCGTTAAATCAGACAGCACACTGCCGCTTGCAATAAAACCACGAAAATCGTCTTAAACTAACTTGTCTCTTTCTTGTGAGAATTTGTTCGATGTGTGTAGGTAACaagcaaaaaattaaataaaatcaaacgagtttctttgatttttgatcGAACGCAAATTTCAGCTTGCCGTTTGCCGCGAAGGCGACGTGAAATATTAACGccccgtttaaacggtttcaacagtTGACTCAACTTGCATTCAACACTCAGTTGAGCCAAATGTTCCTCTAGTTCTTCGTTCCTAACGATCAAGTTtcgcgaaagtgttggttcttttgttgccgcAATGAtggaaccgtttgaacggcctccgcacaacgtcgtttttgcgtccaacgcttgcccaacatccgttcaacttttattgaacgaatgttggtcaaatgttgaaaccgtttaaacgggccttTAAGCGTTTTTTCTCGTCTGCCGCAAACCGCAAACGTCTGAAACTCGCGTGTCTCCGATCTTGACGTCCCGCGTTTTAAGGTTTGAGGTTCAAGTTTCAACCGAAATGCAAGAACCCTGTCTAGCGGTAAGTGAATGATGGCAAAGTTTTTCGCTAGTTTTAAACCTTTAAAGACACGTTTGACGATAAATTTACTTTCCTTAAAGAGCTCTCGAGAGAGGTTTGTTTCATTCAATGCAGTTGAAAATAAATTCCATCGCGGTTGCCGAGTTCTTGGTCGCAGAAACCGAGTTCTCGGCAACCAGGCTGACACTCGTTCACCCATTGACAAATAAATTTTAGCGGAGGATTTGCAGTGGTGTGGCAAGGTCTCAGATCATCCACGATGATGGGTCACCCACTTTGTGGATTACGAATTTAGATTTAGATTTAGACATCCGTGAACCCATGCGTCGACATAAACAAACATCTTTTCCTGCGAGTATGGCTTGGTGAATAACATAGCCAAGCTGAACGAGGGGTTTTTGTGCGTCTGTGCCGTCTTATGCCCTGTAATGCCGTTAAGAAAACTCTGGTCTCTCTgaaagtttcaacttcataagtTTTCCTTACCTTAGGAATAGTAGTTATTAGTTTGGGAGGGATCTTAAGATGAAGGTCCGAGAGGAAAATTATACTATGAGGGTCAGTAACAGTTTGTGCCCCACGCTGAAGGGCCAGTGCTCTCTGAAATCTCTCCTTTGCAGGAATCTTTACAACATTGAAAGACTGAAGTGAACTCCTTTCAAGCGTTTCTTCTATATTTATGTCGTTACTTTCGTAATCAACTATGATCACATGAACGTTTAAATCCTGTGTTTGACGAACTATTTCTGCAAAAAAGAGAAGAGGAGATAATTAGTAAGTGAAAAGAGAGGGTGAAATTCGACTTGTCAAACATTCTGGGGCTTCCCTTCCATATGCTCTTGGGAAATACTGATTTGACAGGGGATGATCAGGTTTAGCAG contains these protein-coding regions:
- the LOC137994656 gene encoding kelch-like protein 8, translating into MADEIVYGTEKVDSSCFRGDVIVCCGGYQGQFDLDSVEAFCLNTNTWADLPSMPVECNSLAAGAYGYAVITAGGSDRKKPLDSASLFDWNQHEWRKLASMVTARAYPCGTSDKSRARFVVAGGFNNKELSSVEMFDIKSEKWLKAPAMPTARTKCGGAIIGDYFAVAGGDAFGRPTNIVECFNLKTEKWETLPSMNSHRRRCAVVAVGEKLVVAGGLTQGDYSLDSIEMFDLRNRKWFELPNMPCPRFGCGTCTIDSQMFLIGGNEKLWMKAYSNRLDSFDVMSQQWEVLPGMAHRRLHPAAVSLSL